The Eubacteriaceae bacterium Marseille-Q4139 genome has a window encoding:
- a CDS encoding RNHCP domain-containing protein, protein MNRENKKRKYEKGYYKNHPCTDSFFCRNCGRLVVSAGAGSDHRNHCPNCLHSMHVDNEPGDRESDCGGLMEPVAVWVRKNGEWAIIHRCKQCGVFHSNRVAADDNPMKLMSIAMRPLSLPPFPLERIEEMTELMGGDGK, encoded by the coding sequence ATGAATCGGGAAAATAAGAAAAGAAAATATGAAAAAGGCTACTATAAAAATCATCCGTGCACAGACAGCTTCTTCTGCCGAAACTGCGGCCGCCTGGTGGTATCCGCAGGCGCCGGGAGCGATCACAGGAACCACTGTCCCAACTGCCTTCACAGCATGCATGTGGACAATGAGCCAGGTGACAGGGAATCGGACTGCGGCGGCTTAATGGAGCCGGTGGCCGTCTGGGTCAGGAAAAACGGCGAATGGGCCATCATCCACCGCTGTAAGCAGTGCGGTGTTTTCCACTCCAACCGTGTGGCGGCCGACGACAACCCCATGAAGCTAATGTCCATTGCCATGCGGCCGCTGTCCCTGCCGCCGTTCCCGTTGGAGCGGATCGAAGAGATGACGGAGCTCATGGGAGGGGACGGAAAATGA
- the argS gene encoding arginine--tRNA ligase: protein MEKLLDIITNEMQAAFTEGGYDAGYAKVTLSNRPDLCEYQCNGAMAAAKAYKKKPIDIANDVVERLKESRYFEEVTAVMPGFINLKLSGAFLSDYMNGMRTGEKLGLDEVKEPKTVIVDYGGANVAKPLHVGHLRAAVIGEAIKRMGRFVGHKVIGDVHLGDWGLQMGLIIEELKERQPELPYFDESYSGEYPSEAPFTISELEEIYPAASAKSKVDEAFKARAQEATFKLQSGYAPYRAIWRHIMNVSLADLKKNYANLNVEFDLWKGESDAQPYIPDMIDSLIEKGLAYESQGALVVDIAEETDSKELPPCIIRKSDGAALYATSDLATIVEREKDFKPDHYIYVVDKRQDLHFTQVFRVAKKAGIVRPDCRMDFVGFGTMNGKDGKPFKTREGGVMRLEDLIAQISDAAYARIMENRTVSEDEAKDTAKIVGLAALKYGDLSNQATKDYVFDIDRFTSFEGNTGPYILYTIARIKSILKKYESTFGAKTDVAILAPEGEPEKTLMLVLGRFSEVMETSFEELAPHKICAYIYELSNALNHFYHETKILSEEKEEKRDGYIGLVTLTKDVLCTSIDLLGFEAPERM from the coding sequence ATGGAAAAATTATTGGATATTATCACAAACGAGATGCAGGCCGCCTTCACGGAGGGCGGCTATGACGCCGGCTATGCGAAGGTGACGCTGTCCAACCGGCCGGATCTCTGCGAGTACCAGTGCAACGGGGCCATGGCTGCGGCCAAGGCCTATAAAAAGAAGCCCATCGACATCGCAAACGATGTGGTGGAGCGGTTAAAGGAGAGCCGTTATTTCGAGGAAGTGACGGCGGTGATGCCGGGCTTTATCAATCTGAAGCTTTCCGGCGCCTTCCTTTCCGATTACATGAACGGCATGCGGACAGGAGAAAAGCTGGGCCTTGACGAGGTGAAAGAGCCGAAGACCGTAATTGTGGATTACGGCGGGGCCAACGTGGCAAAGCCCCTCCATGTGGGACATCTCAGGGCGGCTGTCATCGGCGAGGCCATCAAGCGGATGGGCCGTTTCGTGGGCCATAAGGTCATCGGTGACGTCCATCTCGGCGACTGGGGCCTTCAGATGGGCTTGATTATCGAGGAATTAAAGGAGCGCCAGCCGGAGCTTCCGTATTTTGACGAGAGCTATTCCGGTGAGTATCCGTCCGAGGCGCCTTTTACGATTTCCGAGCTGGAGGAAATTTATCCGGCGGCCAGCGCGAAGTCCAAGGTGGACGAGGCGTTCAAGGCCCGCGCCCAGGAGGCGACTTTTAAGCTCCAGAGCGGCTATGCGCCTTACCGTGCCATCTGGCGCCATATCATGAACGTATCGCTGGCGGATTTAAAAAAGAATTATGCGAACCTCAACGTGGAGTTTGATCTCTGGAAAGGCGAGAGCGACGCGCAGCCGTACATTCCGGACATGATCGACAGCCTGATTGAGAAAGGCCTGGCATACGAGAGCCAGGGGGCCCTCGTGGTGGACATCGCCGAGGAGACGGATTCCAAGGAGCTTCCGCCCTGCATCATCCGCAAATCCGACGGTGCGGCCCTCTATGCCACCTCGGATCTGGCGACCATCGTGGAGCGGGAAAAGGATTTTAAGCCGGATCACTACATTTACGTGGTGGACAAGCGCCAGGATCTCCACTTCACCCAGGTGTTCCGCGTGGCGAAAAAGGCCGGCATCGTGCGCCCGGACTGCCGCATGGATTTTGTCGGCTTCGGCACCATGAACGGCAAGGACGGAAAGCCCTTTAAGACGAGAGAGGGCGGCGTCATGCGTCTGGAAGACCTGATCGCCCAGATCAGCGATGCGGCGTACGCGAGAATCATGGAAAACCGCACGGTTTCCGAGGATGAGGCCAAGGACACGGCAAAGATCGTCGGCCTTGCGGCGTTAAAATACGGCGACCTTTCCAACCAGGCCACCAAGGATTATGTGTTTGACATCGACCGGTTCACCTCCTTTGAGGGGAACACCGGGCCGTACATTTTATACACCATCGCCAGGATCAAATCCATCCTGAAAAAGTATGAGAGCACCTTTGGGGCGAAGACGGACGTTGCGATCCTTGCGCCGGAGGGAGAGCCGGAAAAGACCTTAATGCTCGTGCTCGGACGGTTCAGCGAGGTTATGGAGACAAGCTTTGAGGAGCTGGCGCCCCATAAGATCTGCGCCTATATTTACGAGCTTTCCAATGCGCTCAACCATTTCTACCATGAGACGAAGATCCTTTCGGAGGAAAAGGAAGAGAAGCGGGACGGCTACATCGGGCTTGTGACGCTGACGAAGGATGTTTTATGCACCAGCATCGACCTTCTGGGCTTTGAAGCTCCGGAGCGCATGTAA
- a CDS encoding DEAD/DEAH box helicase, with protein sequence MQVSGLSWDTFWKGETEIRGTAADGEETYRVRILYKGSRVFDYSCSRMGKNGQPAGFCSVSCTPGENGIAMCPHGQAVLEAYLKSRESGGLRPVSTSQRVRFMIREYTNRAVGRITGAGEEGRVRLVPRLFFGRERIRVRFFVGIQKLYEVKDLVTFSQAVEFERTVDYGKGLSFYHSLQSFLPECRPMVLFVMEASGIYREHFKELRRSALETEPNMKELTLGKAGIERFFGLTIGQTLECEDYKKRARLLTVREGRPSLEILVRREGRDGVRVSVDKNLMAFMGEHRLFLAGETDICRCDEEYTEALSVFMENMVMGPDSDHEVLVNDRDMPLFYERVLKRLEVLKLIRADGVDLDSYRPEELKAGFYFDSAGPGEISMTPELSYGDFSFHPMEDENVPRDVCRDVPGEFRVSQVITKYFRYAEDGTGKLLIRDDDEAVWRLLSEGMAAFQELGNVYVSEEFKKVRLLPPANVSVRATAAEGWLELEVDAGGLSREELSEVLKEYGKKKKFYRMKNGDFLTLGDGGLLTIAKLAKSLDLEKDLEKDGPLRIPRYRAVFLDALLKEDKSIACYRDQLFKAIVRGMKDVEDSDFEVPAGLSGTLREYQKVGFRWMRTLDFYGFGGILADEMGLGKTIQVIALLLDEKERVKKHALSLIVCPSSLVYNWENEISVFAPSLKAVVMAGTQAEREQLFSGLAESGADVLITSFELLKRDILLYKELSFRFQIVDEAQYIKNASTQAAKAVKLVDARTRFALTGTPMENHLGELWSIFDFLMPGFLFTASAFKKRFETPIVRDGDEEALNQLRRMTGPFLLRRLKKDVLKELPDKLETVLYSAMEGEQKRLYAANAARLKERLAAEDGKGFSEERMEILAELMRLRQICCEPSLCYSGYRSGSAKLKTCMELLENGTAAGHKILLFSQFTSMLEIIAKQLKKEKIPYYMLTGATPKRERMQLAASFQKDDVKVFLISLKAGGTGLNLAAADIVIHYDPWWNAAAQNQATDRAHRIGQEKQVTVFKLITKHTVEENILKLQEQKKHLADTVVTEGMVSLGTLTREDILAMLEE encoded by the coding sequence ATGCAGGTAAGCGGACTTTCGTGGGACACCTTTTGGAAAGGGGAAACGGAAATCAGAGGCACGGCCGCGGATGGGGAAGAAACCTATCGCGTCCGTATCCTTTATAAGGGCAGCCGCGTGTTCGACTACTCTTGTTCCCGCATGGGAAAAAACGGCCAGCCGGCCGGCTTCTGTTCCGTCTCCTGCACGCCGGGAGAAAATGGGATCGCCATGTGCCCACACGGGCAGGCGGTTCTTGAGGCGTACTTAAAGAGCAGGGAAAGCGGCGGCTTAAGGCCGGTCTCCACGTCCCAGAGGGTCCGCTTTATGATAAGAGAATACACGAACCGGGCCGTGGGCCGGATTACAGGAGCCGGGGAAGAGGGCAGAGTGCGCCTTGTTCCCCGACTCTTTTTTGGCAGGGAGCGGATCCGTGTCCGCTTTTTTGTGGGCATCCAGAAGCTTTATGAGGTCAAGGATCTGGTGACATTTTCTCAGGCAGTGGAGTTTGAGCGGACGGTGGACTATGGAAAAGGCCTTTCCTTTTACCACAGTCTCCAGTCCTTCCTGCCGGAATGCCGGCCGATGGTTCTGTTTGTCATGGAGGCCTCTGGGATTTACCGGGAGCATTTTAAGGAGCTGCGGCGCAGCGCCCTGGAAACAGAGCCGAATATGAAGGAACTGACCCTTGGGAAAGCCGGAATCGAGCGGTTTTTCGGCCTCACCATCGGGCAGACGCTCGAATGCGAGGACTATAAAAAGAGGGCGCGCCTTTTAACGGTGCGCGAGGGACGGCCGTCATTGGAGATTCTCGTAAGACGGGAGGGGCGCGACGGCGTCCGTGTTTCCGTGGATAAAAATCTGATGGCGTTCATGGGAGAGCACCGGCTGTTCCTCGCCGGCGAGACGGACATCTGCCGCTGTGATGAGGAGTACACGGAGGCGCTTTCCGTGTTCATGGAAAACATGGTGATGGGGCCGGATTCCGACCATGAGGTGCTAGTGAACGACCGGGACATGCCGCTTTTTTATGAGCGGGTGTTAAAGCGGTTAGAGGTTTTAAAGCTGATCCGCGCTGACGGCGTCGACCTGGATTCCTACCGGCCGGAGGAGCTTAAGGCCGGCTTCTATTTTGACAGCGCGGGGCCAGGGGAGATTTCCATGACGCCGGAGCTTTCCTACGGGGATTTTTCCTTTCACCCGATGGAAGATGAAAACGTGCCGCGGGATGTCTGCCGCGACGTGCCCGGCGAGTTCCGCGTAAGCCAGGTGATTACGAAGTATTTCCGCTACGCTGAAGACGGCACGGGAAAGCTTTTGATCCGGGACGACGACGAGGCCGTCTGGCGGCTGCTTTCCGAAGGGATGGCGGCGTTTCAGGAGCTTGGGAACGTGTATGTCTCAGAGGAATTTAAGAAGGTGCGCCTTCTGCCGCCTGCTAACGTCTCCGTAAGGGCCACGGCAGCAGAGGGATGGCTCGAGCTGGAGGTGGATGCCGGCGGGCTTTCCAGGGAAGAACTTTCCGAGGTTTTAAAGGAATACGGGAAGAAAAAGAAATTTTACCGGATGAAAAACGGCGACTTCCTGACTCTGGGGGACGGCGGGCTTTTGACGATTGCGAAGCTGGCGAAGAGCCTGGATCTGGAAAAAGACCTGGAAAAGGACGGGCCTCTGCGGATCCCCAGATACAGGGCTGTCTTTCTCGATGCGCTGTTAAAAGAGGATAAGAGCATCGCCTGTTATCGGGACCAGCTTTTTAAGGCAATTGTGCGCGGGATGAAGGATGTGGAGGACAGCGATTTTGAGGTTCCCGCAGGACTTTCCGGAACCTTGAGGGAGTATCAGAAGGTGGGCTTTCGCTGGATGCGGACACTGGATTTTTACGGCTTCGGCGGAATCCTGGCCGATGAGATGGGACTTGGGAAGACGATCCAGGTCATCGCCCTTCTTCTGGATGAAAAAGAGAGGGTAAAGAAGCATGCGCTGTCGTTAATCGTCTGCCCGTCGTCCCTGGTGTATAACTGGGAGAATGAGATTTCCGTGTTCGCCCCGTCTTTAAAGGCTGTGGTGATGGCCGGAACGCAGGCGGAGCGGGAGCAGCTCTTTTCGGGGCTTGCGGAAAGCGGCGCCGATGTGCTTATTACGTCGTTTGAGCTTTTAAAGCGGGACATTTTGCTGTATAAAGAGCTTTCCTTCCGCTTCCAGATTGTCGATGAAGCGCAGTATATAAAAAATGCGTCGACCCAGGCGGCGAAGGCCGTGAAGCTCGTTGACGCCCGCACCAGGTTCGCCCTGACCGGCACGCCCATGGAAAACCATCTGGGCGAATTGTGGAGTATCTTTGACTTTTTGATGCCTGGCTTCCTGTTTACGGCATCGGCCTTTAAAAAGAGGTTTGAGACGCCGATTGTGCGGGACGGCGATGAGGAGGCTCTAAATCAGCTTCGCCGCATGACGGGGCCGTTCTTGCTCAGACGGTTAAAAAAGGATGTGTTAAAGGAGCTGCCGGACAAGCTGGAGACGGTGCTTTACTCGGCCATGGAAGGCGAGCAGAAACGGCTTTATGCGGCCAACGCGGCGCGGCTAAAGGAGCGGCTGGCGGCGGAGGACGGAAAGGGCTTTTCCGAAGAACGGATGGAAATCCTTGCCGAGCTCATGCGGCTTAGGCAGATCTGCTGTGAGCCGTCGCTCTGTTATTCGGGATATCGGAGCGGCTCGGCAAAGCTTAAGACGTGCATGGAGCTACTGGAAAACGGCACGGCGGCCGGGCATAAAATCCTTTTGTTTTCCCAGTTTACGTCCATGCTGGAAATCATTGCAAAGCAGTTAAAAAAGGAGAAAATCCCCTATTACATGCTGACGGGCGCGACACCTAAAAGAGAGCGGATGCAGCTTGCCGCTTCGTTCCAGAAGGATGACGTGAAGGTCTTTCTGATTTCTTTAAAGGCCGGCGGGACGGGGCTTAATCTGGCGGCTGCCGATATCGTGATCCACTACGACCCGTGGTGGAACGCCGCCGCCCAGAACCAGGCCACCGACCGGGCCCACCGGATCGGCCAGGAAAAGCAGGTGACGGTGTTTAAGCTTATTACCAAGCATACGGTTGAGGAAAATATTTTAAAGCTTCAGGAGCAGAAAAAACATCTGGCCGATACGGTTGTCACGGAGGGGATGGTTTCCCTTGGGACGCTGACACGGGAAGATATTTTGGCGATGCTGGAAGAATAG
- a CDS encoding serine hydrolase, translating to MNQPGAGGLQTGNSGQTGGTLLEPGYQNTEPGYQTAEPGNTGTQPGTGQAGNTGTNQPGTTGLVSMGTYSTTAQQAAGTSQNAAVTQIAEPVVAAEAAILYDATHDRVIYEKNADEKLYPASITKLMTALLVLENSSLDGTVTFSEGAVTNLESGAVTLKVAAGDQISVKDCLYGLLLKSANEVANGLAEHVSGSVEKFAELMNAKAKALGCTNTNFVNPNGLNNPNHYTTCRDMAKIAKAAFENQTLCEISSTMSYTFPATKKVSQTRTLTPGHKMLYPNDSRYYAGIVGGKTGYTSLAGNTLVTCVEKDGVRLIAVVMKASSSHYTDTKAVLDYGYALNAAGALVTGTGYHRWIQDGAVWHFELADGTRLKNGRYTIDGNDYVFDVSGNMLTGWQNLNGAWYYLETSGAMAVNGWRQDQDKWFYLGSDGAMVKNAVIDGQYYVGADGVWVQQS from the coding sequence ATGAATCAGCCGGGAGCCGGCGGCCTTCAGACAGGGAATTCCGGCCAGACTGGCGGAACGCTCTTAGAGCCGGGCTACCAGAACACAGAGCCGGGCTACCAGACCGCAGAGCCTGGAAATACCGGAACCCAGCCGGGGACAGGCCAGGCCGGAAATACGGGGACGAATCAGCCGGGAACAACCGGCCTTGTTTCCATGGGCACATACAGCACCACGGCACAGCAGGCGGCAGGCACATCCCAGAACGCAGCCGTGACCCAGATCGCAGAGCCGGTGGTAGCGGCCGAGGCGGCCATTCTCTATGACGCGACCCATGACCGCGTGATATATGAGAAAAATGCCGATGAAAAGCTGTACCCCGCCAGCATCACGAAGCTGATGACGGCTCTTTTGGTACTGGAAAACAGCAGCCTCGACGGAACCGTGACCTTCTCTGAGGGTGCCGTCACGAATCTGGAATCCGGCGCCGTCACATTAAAGGTTGCGGCAGGCGACCAGATTTCCGTGAAGGACTGCCTCTACGGCCTGCTTTTAAAATCTGCCAACGAGGTGGCCAACGGCCTTGCCGAGCATGTATCGGGGAGCGTTGAAAAATTTGCGGAGCTGATGAATGCGAAAGCGAAGGCGCTTGGCTGCACCAATACCAACTTTGTGAACCCCAACGGGCTCAACAATCCGAACCATTACACCACCTGCCGCGACATGGCAAAGATTGCCAAGGCGGCCTTTGAAAATCAGACGCTCTGCGAGATCAGTTCTACGATGAGCTACACGTTCCCGGCCACGAAAAAGGTGAGCCAGACCAGGACGCTGACGCCGGGGCACAAGATGCTGTATCCGAACGACTCCCGCTATTATGCCGGAATCGTCGGCGGGAAGACGGGATATACTTCTCTTGCAGGCAATACGCTTGTGACGTGCGTGGAAAAGGACGGCGTGCGGCTGATTGCCGTTGTCATGAAGGCGAGCAGCAGCCATTATACCGATACCAAGGCTGTCCTCGACTACGGCTATGCCTTAAATGCGGCAGGCGCCCTTGTGACGGGAACCGGCTATCACCGCTGGATCCAGGACGGCGCTGTCTGGCATTTTGAGCTTGCCGACGGGACAAGGCTTAAGAACGGCCGCTATACCATCGACGGGAACGATTATGTATTCGATGTGTCCGGGAACATGCTGACCGGCTGGCAGAATTTAAATGGCGCCTGGTATTATCTGGAGACAAGCGGCGCCATGGCCGTAAACGGCTGGCGGCAGGATCAGGATAAATGGTTTTATCTGGGAAGCGACGGGGCCATGGTGAAAAATGCCGTGATTGACGGCCAGTATTATGTGGGCGCAGACGGTGTCTGGGTCCAGCAAAGCTAA
- a CDS encoding metallophosphoesterase has translation MSIFQGFAAGTALAAGACLLRSEYEKNQLSAETFFIRSEKLSGPEKTFVFLSDLHNKEFGEENRRLLQAVRRAEPDAVLIGGDMMISKGGADVAVPLRLLKELSQIAPVYYGEGNHESRMKWERETYGDLYERYREEVRRLGVIWLSDAHISFGNEAEIYGLALPKPLYRPGYPRMAGGFLERQLGKPDPGKFSILLAHSPMFFKEYAAWGADLSLSGHFHGGTIRLPVVGGVMTPQYQFFYPWCAGQFERDGRQMIVSRGLGTHSVNVRLWNKPQVVVVKLRK, from the coding sequence TTGAGTATTTTCCAGGGATTTGCGGCAGGAACGGCACTGGCGGCCGGAGCCTGCCTGCTCCGTTCAGAATACGAAAAAAACCAGCTTTCCGCCGAGACGTTTTTTATCCGTTCGGAAAAGCTTTCCGGGCCGGAAAAAACCTTTGTGTTTCTGTCGGATCTTCACAATAAGGAATTCGGAGAGGAAAACCGCCGGCTTTTGCAGGCAGTCCGCAGGGCAGAGCCGGATGCCGTCTTAATCGGCGGAGACATGATGATAAGCAAAGGCGGAGCCGATGTGGCTGTCCCGTTAAGGCTTCTTAAGGAGCTTTCGCAGATCGCCCCGGTTTATTACGGGGAGGGAAACCATGAAAGCCGGATGAAATGGGAGCGGGAGACCTACGGGGATCTCTATGAACGGTACAGGGAGGAAGTAAGGCGCCTTGGCGTTATCTGGCTTTCCGACGCGCACATTTCTTTTGGAAACGAAGCGGAGATTTACGGTCTGGCGCTTCCGAAGCCCCTGTACCGGCCGGGGTACCCAAGGATGGCGGGGGGCTTTTTAGAGCGGCAGCTTGGAAAGCCGGACCCCGGGAAATTTTCCATCCTTCTGGCTCATTCGCCGATGTTTTTTAAGGAGTACGCCGCATGGGGCGCAGATTTGTCCCTTTCCGGCCATTTTCACGGCGGCACCATCCGCCTGCCCGTGGTGGGCGGCGTCATGACGCCCCAGTACCAGTTTTTCTATCCCTGGTGCGCCGGGCAGTTTGAGAGGGACGGAAGACAGATGATTGTGAGCCGCGGTCTAGGCACCCATTCTGTCAATGTGCGCCTGTGGAATAAACCACAAGTTGTAGTGGTGAAGCTTAGAAAATAA
- a CDS encoding segregation/condensation protein A — MELSYKLETFEGPLDLLLHLIEKNKVSIYDIPIAEITDQYLEYVSHMEEESLDVVSEFLVMAATLLDIKAKMLLPKEVNEDGEEEDPRAELVARLLEYKTYKYMSMELKDMELDAEKVFYKAPTIPGEVKQYEEPVDLDKLLDGLTLVKLKQVFDSVMKRQRDKIDPVRSSFGTIKKEPVSLEEKISSVMGYARKHRKFSFRGMLERQAGRIEVVVTFLALLELMKIGKIRLTQDAPFEDMQIETLEPEGEEEEISVDVEEI, encoded by the coding sequence ATGGAACTTTCGTATAAGCTGGAGACTTTTGAGGGGCCTTTGGACCTGCTTCTCCATCTGATTGAAAAGAATAAGGTCAGCATTTATGACATCCCAATCGCAGAGATTACCGATCAGTATCTGGAGTATGTGAGCCATATGGAGGAGGAGTCCTTAGACGTTGTCAGCGAATTTCTCGTGATGGCGGCGACGCTCCTTGATATTAAGGCGAAGATGCTGCTTCCAAAGGAAGTAAACGAGGACGGCGAGGAGGAAGACCCGAGGGCAGAGCTGGTGGCGCGCCTTCTGGAATACAAGACGTATAAGTACATGTCCATGGAATTAAAGGACATGGAGCTGGACGCAGAAAAGGTTTTTTATAAGGCGCCGACGATTCCCGGCGAGGTAAAGCAGTATGAGGAGCCGGTGGATCTCGACAAGCTCCTTGACGGGCTGACGCTCGTGAAGCTTAAGCAGGTTTTTGATTCGGTCATGAAGCGGCAGCGGGATAAGATCGACCCGGTTCGCAGCTCCTTCGGAACCATCAAAAAGGAGCCGGTGAGCCTGGAAGAGAAGATTTCCTCGGTCATGGGCTATGCCAGGAAGCACCGCAAGTTCAGCTTCCGCGGCATGTTAGAGCGCCAGGCCGGGCGCATCGAGGTGGTTGTCACCTTCCTGGCCCTTTTGGAGCTTATGAAAATCGGGAAAATCCGCCTGACCCAGGATGCGCCCTTTGAGGACATGCAGATTGAGACGCTGGAGCCGGAGGGCGAGGAGGAAGAAATTTCCGTGGACGTGGAGGAAATCTGA
- the scpB gene encoding SMC-Scp complex subunit ScpB: protein MDAEILKKQESAVEAVLFAMGQSVEIRQLAAALETGEKEAETAAERLKERYDKEKSGMQILRLGDSYQMGTRAEYYGNLIRVAAAPKKQVLTDVVLETLAIIAYKQPVTKADIEKIRGVKSDHAVNRLIEYDLVYEAGRLDAPGRPALFATTEEFLRRFGVGSTEDLPEMDLEKREEIRTEVEEELNLKLDEEGRFMAEDEAAAASETEMENRSTGNAAEDAGAAPAGEGAETV from the coding sequence ATGGATGCAGAAATTTTAAAGAAACAGGAATCTGCCGTGGAGGCCGTGCTGTTTGCCATGGGGCAGTCCGTGGAGATCAGGCAGCTTGCGGCTGCGCTTGAGACCGGCGAAAAGGAAGCGGAGACTGCTGCGGAACGGCTTAAGGAGCGGTATGACAAGGAGAAAAGCGGCATGCAGATCCTGCGGCTCGGGGACAGCTACCAGATGGGGACGCGGGCGGAATATTACGGAAACCTGATCCGTGTGGCTGCCGCGCCGAAAAAGCAGGTTTTGACGGATGTGGTGCTGGAAACCCTTGCGATCATCGCCTACAAGCAGCCGGTGACGAAGGCAGATATTGAGAAAATCCGCGGCGTGAAGTCGGATCACGCGGTGAACCGCCTGATCGAATATGACCTGGTTTACGAGGCCGGAAGGCTGGACGCGCCGGGCCGGCCTGCGCTTTTTGCGACGACGGAGGAGTTTTTGCGTCGGTTCGGCGTCGGTTCCACAGAGGATCTGCCGGAAATGGATCTTGAAAAGCGGGAGGAAATCCGCACCGAAGTAGAAGAAGAGCTGAACCTGAAACTGGATGAAGAAGGACGTTTCATGGCGGAGGACGAGGCCGCCGCAGCGTCGGAAACGGAAATGGAGAACAGAAGCACCGGGAACGCGGCAGAAGATGCAGGGGCCGCACCGGCAGGAGAAGGAGCAGAGACGGTATGA